One stretch of Acidobacteriota bacterium DNA includes these proteins:
- a CDS encoding Rne/Rng family ribonuclease, which yields MPTDIIINAGRHESRIAVLDEGRVVELWIERKRHNTIVGNIYKGRVTKVLPGMQSAFVNVGLDRDAFLYVSDVQEEVEIDDEESDELALEEVHQLKAETSIADLLREGQEVMVQVIKDSIAAKGARVTTHITLPGRFLVYMPTIRHVGVSRRIEEDAERDRLKAILEILDSGDGGLIARTAGEGREAEDFQADFDYLSALWDRIRHRAEKQSAPSVVHRDLDLVLRTIRDVLSVDVKSVWIDSVDEYERVVEFLDQIQPRLTGRVRLYSRENPIFDEFGIEPEIEKALRPKVWLKSGGYIVINQTEALVSIDVNTGKFVGKSNLEETVFKANIEAAKEIVRQIRLRDLGGIIVVDFIDMEDPDNRDALFREFESEIRKDRSKTRILQISEFGLIEMTRKRVRQSLERSLTQPCPYCAGTGRISSNLTIMLEIWRQLVKLRDIRETQELVIRVNSDIYEAVKSDEDHIFDEIEGLLGTHIAFTPDPALHREQFEIVRS from the coding sequence ATGCCGACCGACATCATCATCAACGCCGGACGCCACGAGTCGCGAATTGCCGTCCTCGACGAGGGGCGCGTGGTCGAGCTCTGGATCGAGCGGAAGCGCCACAACACCATCGTCGGAAACATCTACAAGGGTCGGGTCACGAAGGTTCTCCCGGGGATGCAGTCGGCGTTCGTCAACGTCGGACTCGACCGGGATGCGTTCCTCTACGTCTCCGACGTGCAGGAAGAAGTCGAGATCGACGACGAGGAGAGCGACGAGCTCGCGCTCGAGGAAGTCCATCAGCTGAAAGCCGAGACCTCCATCGCCGACCTCCTCCGGGAAGGCCAGGAGGTCATGGTCCAGGTCATCAAGGACTCGATCGCCGCCAAGGGCGCGCGCGTAACGACGCACATCACCCTCCCCGGCCGCTTCCTGGTCTACATGCCGACGATCCGACACGTCGGCGTCTCTCGGAGAATCGAGGAGGACGCCGAGCGGGACAGGCTCAAGGCGATCCTCGAGATTCTCGATTCAGGCGACGGCGGACTGATCGCCCGCACGGCGGGAGAAGGGCGTGAGGCCGAGGACTTTCAGGCTGACTTCGATTACCTCTCGGCGCTGTGGGACCGAATCCGTCACCGGGCGGAAAAGCAGAGCGCTCCGTCGGTGGTCCATCGCGATCTCGACCTCGTGCTGAGGACGATCCGGGACGTTCTGTCGGTCGACGTGAAGTCCGTCTGGATCGATTCGGTCGACGAATACGAGCGGGTCGTCGAGTTCCTCGATCAGATCCAGCCCAGGCTTACCGGTCGCGTCCGTCTTTACTCGCGGGAGAATCCGATCTTCGACGAGTTCGGCATCGAACCGGAGATCGAGAAGGCACTCCGTCCGAAAGTCTGGCTCAAATCCGGCGGCTACATCGTGATCAATCAGACCGAAGCGCTCGTGTCGATCGACGTCAACACGGGAAAGTTCGTCGGAAAGAGCAACCTCGAAGAGACGGTCTTCAAGGCGAACATCGAGGCCGCGAAAGAAATCGTCCGGCAGATCCGGCTGCGGGATCTCGGTGGAATCATCGTGGTCGACTTCATCGACATGGAGGATCCCGACAACCGCGACGCTCTGTTCAGGGAGTTCGAGAGCGAGATCCGGAAGGACCGGTCGAAGACGAGAATCCTGCAGATCTCGGAGTTCGGGCTGATCGAGATGACCCGCAAGCGCGTCCGGCAAAGCCTCGAGCGCTCGCTGACTCAACCGTGCCCGTATTGCGCCGGCACCGGCAGGATCTCGTCGAACCTGACGATCATGCTCGAGATCTGGCGGCAGCTGGTCAAGCTGCGCGACATCAGAGAAACCCAGGAGCTGGTCATCCGGGTAAACTCCGATATTTACGAAGCGGTCAAGTCGGACGAGGACCATATTTTCGACGAGATCGAGGGGTTGCTCGGGACACATATCGCCTTCACACCGGACCCCGCGTTGCACCGCGAACAGTTCGAGATCGTACGCTCATGA
- the gyrB gene encoding DNA topoisomerase (ATP-hydrolyzing) subunit B, whose product MNGKYTAEDIKVLKGLDAVRKRPGMYIGDTDDISGLHHMVYEVVDNAIDEAMAGYATFVRVTIHADGSVTVEDNGRGIPVDLHKAEGRSAAEVIMTELHAGGKFDSNSYKVSGGLHGVGVSVVNFLSEWLELEIHRDGGVWQQSYRQGLPTAPIKQVGRTEDSGTRVSFKPDSAVFSVLDMNFQALSERLRELSFLNSGVRIEIIDERTEKKHEFLYDGGIVSFVEHLNRSKTPIHTPPIYIVDERDGEKVEIALQWNEGYNENLYVFTNTIKNTDGGTHLSGFKAALTRTVNKYVTEQNLLKNLSLEGDDVREGLTAVIAVRIREPRFSSQTKDKLVSAHVRNWVEQVVNERLADYLGENPREARRIVDKVIEASRAREAARKARELTRRKGALDSGSLPGKLADCQERDPAKAEIFLVEGDSAGGSAKQGRDRRFQAILPLKGKILNVEKARLDKMLSSEEIRLMITALGTGIGADDFNVAKLRYHKVIIMTDADVDGSHIRTLILTFFFRYMREVIDRGHLYIAQPPLFKVTQGKKDTYIKDEPELSRFLLRRISENIEVTPQAGNRVAGRDLSRLVESMESWLQNVRRLERRGLPRAALDILLEEGLADEAALSNPEIVDAVAGSLRNHGFADVEVGTDEEHGTSRISLIENSSGVRRNVVIDIDLVRQFEYRQAFRYWSAIATFGLPPYDLSLVDKSAADAVQLGSADELVEEIYARAKKGLNISRYKGLGEMNPAQLWETTMDPETRNLLQVRIDDSVEAEELFTVLMGDQVEPRRAFIEENALNVKNLDI is encoded by the coding sequence ATGAACGGCAAGTATACGGCTGAAGACATCAAGGTCCTCAAAGGCCTCGATGCAGTGAGAAAACGGCCGGGCATGTACATCGGTGACACCGATGACATCTCGGGTCTGCACCATATGGTCTACGAAGTCGTCGACAACGCGATCGATGAAGCGATGGCGGGGTACGCGACCTTCGTTCGCGTCACGATCCACGCCGACGGATCGGTGACCGTCGAGGACAACGGCCGAGGCATTCCCGTCGATCTGCACAAAGCGGAGGGGAGATCGGCAGCCGAGGTCATCATGACCGAGCTCCACGCGGGTGGAAAGTTCGACTCGAACTCGTACAAGGTTTCGGGCGGGCTTCATGGTGTCGGCGTTTCGGTGGTCAACTTCCTCTCGGAATGGCTCGAGCTCGAGATTCACCGCGACGGAGGCGTCTGGCAGCAGAGCTACCGACAGGGGCTGCCGACCGCACCGATCAAACAGGTCGGCCGCACCGAAGACTCGGGCACCCGGGTGTCGTTCAAGCCCGACAGTGCCGTCTTCAGCGTTCTCGACATGAACTTCCAGGCGCTCTCCGAGCGGCTGAGGGAGCTCTCCTTTCTCAACTCCGGGGTCCGGATCGAGATCATCGACGAGCGAACCGAGAAGAAGCACGAGTTCCTTTACGACGGCGGAATCGTTTCATTCGTGGAGCATCTCAACCGCTCGAAGACCCCCATTCATACGCCGCCGATCTATATCGTCGACGAGCGCGACGGCGAAAAGGTCGAGATCGCGCTGCAGTGGAACGAGGGATACAACGAGAATCTCTACGTTTTCACCAACACGATCAAGAACACGGACGGCGGAACGCATCTCAGCGGATTCAAGGCTGCGCTGACGCGAACGGTCAACAAGTACGTGACCGAACAGAATCTCCTGAAGAACCTCTCTCTCGAGGGCGACGACGTCCGCGAGGGTCTCACCGCGGTCATTGCGGTCAGAATCAGAGAACCGAGATTCTCATCCCAGACCAAGGACAAGCTCGTTTCGGCTCACGTACGAAACTGGGTCGAGCAGGTCGTCAACGAGCGGCTGGCGGATTACCTCGGCGAAAATCCGAGGGAGGCGCGCCGGATCGTCGACAAGGTCATCGAGGCCTCCCGCGCACGGGAAGCCGCGCGAAAAGCGCGTGAGCTGACCCGCCGGAAAGGAGCGCTCGACAGCGGCTCTCTTCCGGGCAAGCTGGCTGACTGCCAGGAGCGCGACCCGGCAAAGGCCGAGATCTTTCTCGTCGAAGGGGATTCCGCGGGCGGATCGGCAAAGCAGGGACGGGACCGTCGGTTCCAGGCCATTCTGCCGCTCAAGGGGAAGATCCTCAACGTCGAGAAGGCGCGTCTCGACAAAATGCTCTCCTCCGAGGAGATCCGCCTGATGATCACAGCCCTGGGGACGGGAATCGGCGCCGATGACTTCAATGTGGCGAAGCTCCGCTATCACAAGGTCATCATCATGACCGACGCCGACGTCGACGGCTCGCACATCCGGACGCTCATTCTGACGTTCTTCTTCCGGTACATGCGCGAGGTGATCGACCGCGGTCATCTCTACATCGCGCAGCCGCCGCTCTTCAAGGTGACACAGGGGAAGAAGGACACCTACATCAAGGACGAACCGGAGCTGTCGCGATTTCTCCTGCGGCGCATCTCCGAGAACATCGAGGTGACGCCGCAGGCGGGCAACCGGGTCGCCGGCCGTGACCTTTCGAGACTAGTCGAGTCGATGGAGAGCTGGCTTCAGAACGTTCGCCGGCTCGAGCGACGAGGACTCCCTCGAGCGGCTCTCGACATCCTTCTCGAAGAGGGGCTCGCCGACGAGGCGGCGCTCTCGAATCCGGAGATCGTCGACGCTGTCGCGGGGTCGCTCCGGAACCATGGGTTCGCCGACGTCGAGGTCGGTACCGACGAAGAACACGGAACGAGCCGGATCAGCCTGATCGAGAACAGTTCGGGCGTGCGTCGCAACGTCGTCATCGACATCGATCTCGTCCGGCAGTTCGAGTACCGCCAGGCCTTCCGCTACTGGTCGGCAATCGCGACATTCGGTCTCCCTCCGTACGACCTCTCGCTGGTCGACAAGTCCGCAGCCGACGCGGTGCAGCTCGGCTCGGCCGACGAGCTCGTCGAAGAGATTTATGCCCGCGCCAAGAAGGGGCTCAACATCTCCCGTTACAAAGGTCTCGGTGAGATGAACCCCGCGCAGCTTTGGGAAACGACGATGGATCCCGAAACTCGAAACCTGCTTCAGGTGCGAATCGACGACAGCGTCGAAGCAGAGGAGCTCTTCACCGTCCTGATGGGCGACCAGGTCGAGCCCCGCCGTGCGTTCATCGAGGAGAACGCCCTCAACGTCAAGAACCTCGACATCTGA
- the dnaN gene encoding DNA polymerase III subunit beta, with amino-acid sequence MELVVNRTDLQRELQLCQAVVERRSTIPVLSNVLLRANGDRIDLTATDLDVTIEASCPAKIKEDGAITIEAKRLFDIVRALPDDEVRIKLGDNDSIQLQSGSAVFRLLGRAAEDFPAIPEVDASRTFEVRFDDLKTMIEKVIFAITHEETRFQLNGALLKLNGSDMEMVATDGHRMALITYPQEGLEAASDSPLKILIPRKALQEIAKIESTGEEMVKVGLAESHIFFETGSRRILARLIDVNFPNYNDVISRDNDKRVTVDRERLLGTIRRISLVSTERMRALKLEFEKGQLTVSSMSSDLGDAHETVPIEYSGPDFRIGLNATYVSDFLAATDTEKVVLDLRDEESQCIARPMGEDELAYEYLYVIMPMKIS; translated from the coding sequence ATGGAGTTGGTCGTCAACCGAACCGATCTTCAGAGAGAGTTGCAGTTGTGCCAGGCGGTCGTCGAGAGGCGATCGACCATACCGGTGCTGTCGAATGTTCTCCTTCGGGCGAATGGCGATCGCATCGATCTGACCGCCACGGATCTCGATGTCACCATCGAGGCTTCGTGTCCTGCGAAGATCAAGGAAGACGGCGCGATCACGATCGAGGCAAAACGTCTTTTCGACATCGTTCGCGCGCTGCCCGACGATGAGGTGCGGATCAAGCTCGGCGACAACGATTCGATTCAGCTCCAGAGCGGGTCCGCGGTCTTCCGTCTGCTCGGCCGGGCGGCAGAAGACTTTCCCGCCATACCGGAGGTCGACGCGTCGCGAACGTTCGAGGTGAGGTTCGACGACCTCAAGACCATGATCGAGAAGGTGATCTTCGCGATCACACACGAGGAAACTCGCTTTCAGCTCAACGGAGCGCTCCTCAAGCTCAACGGCTCCGACATGGAAATGGTTGCGACCGACGGGCACCGGATGGCGCTGATCACCTACCCGCAGGAGGGACTCGAGGCAGCATCGGATTCGCCGCTGAAGATCCTGATCCCGAGAAAGGCCTTGCAGGAGATTGCGAAGATCGAATCAACGGGCGAGGAGATGGTGAAGGTGGGTCTCGCCGAAAGCCACATTTTTTTCGAGACCGGATCGCGAAGAATTCTCGCCCGGCTGATCGATGTGAACTTTCCGAATTACAACGACGTGATCTCCCGCGACAACGACAAGCGCGTGACGGTGGATCGCGAGCGGCTGCTCGGCACGATACGCCGGATCTCGCTCGTATCGACCGAGCGAATGCGCGCGCTGAAGCTCGAGTTCGAGAAGGGTCAGCTCACCGTTTCGTCGATGAGCTCCGATCTCGGCGATGCCCATGAAACCGTACCGATCGAGTACTCCGGACCCGACTTCAGGATCGGCCTCAATGCGACCTACGTTTCCGATTTCCTCGCGGCGACCGATACCGAAAAGGTCGTGCTCGATCTGCGCGACGAAGAGTCGCAGTGCATCGCCCGGCCGATGGGAGAGGATGAGCTCGCTTACGAGTACCTCTACGTCATCATGCCGATGAAAATAAGCTGA
- the recF gene encoding DNA replication and repair protein RecF (All proteins in this family for which functions are known are DNA-binding proteins that assist the filamentation of RecA onto DNA for the initiation of recombination or recombinational repair.), translated as MFLGSFTTRNFRNLEPGTVELIEGVNLVAGDNGEGKTNLLEAVYFLATTRSFRTSRIASLSRTGSGLIYASGDVVEGKLNRSISVGIELGPPRRRRLEVNGDAVTLHEYLRQVPVIAYSADRLAILRGGPIERRRFLDRGIAHLDPAYLEELGRFQRTVRQRNAMIQAIAESRERASALDPWDLELIRNSAQIRKSRAEFVSRLAEVVRRLIRDHGGSMPEIEIEYRPSVPEGESGDLSGLRDIRSRELRVGHTLRGAHRDELWFGTGGEIAAELLSSGQIKMLVLFLKMAKIELQIERFGSPPIFILDDVDAELDLGVIERLFLRFRNGGQILTSSAKHTVLEALNLGSHRILTISGGRVSRMRDIA; from the coding sequence GTGTTTCTCGGCTCGTTCACGACCCGGAACTTCAGAAACCTGGAGCCCGGAACCGTCGAGCTCATCGAAGGGGTCAATCTCGTAGCCGGCGACAACGGAGAAGGAAAGACGAACCTCCTCGAGGCCGTCTACTTCCTCGCCACCACGCGCTCGTTCCGGACCTCGCGCATCGCCAGCCTTTCGAGAACCGGCAGCGGGCTGATCTACGCGTCGGGCGACGTCGTTGAAGGCAAGCTGAACCGTTCCATCTCCGTGGGAATCGAGCTCGGCCCGCCACGGCGCCGCCGGCTCGAAGTCAACGGCGACGCCGTGACGCTTCACGAATACCTCCGGCAGGTCCCGGTGATCGCCTACTCAGCGGACCGGCTCGCCATTCTTCGTGGCGGTCCGATCGAACGGAGGCGATTCCTCGATCGAGGCATCGCCCATCTCGATCCCGCATATCTGGAGGAGCTCGGGAGATTCCAGCGCACCGTCCGGCAGCGGAACGCAATGATCCAGGCCATTGCCGAATCACGCGAGCGAGCCAGCGCTCTCGACCCCTGGGACCTCGAGCTCATCCGCAATTCCGCGCAAATCCGGAAGTCCCGTGCCGAGTTCGTCTCGCGGCTCGCGGAAGTCGTCCGCCGGCTGATCCGCGACCACGGTGGGAGCATGCCGGAAATCGAGATCGAGTACCGCCCCTCGGTTCCGGAAGGGGAGTCCGGCGACCTGTCCGGCCTCCGCGATATCCGATCGAGGGAGCTCCGTGTGGGCCACACCCTGCGGGGAGCCCATCGGGACGAGCTTTGGTTCGGGACCGGCGGCGAAATCGCTGCGGAGCTGCTCTCGAGCGGGCAGATCAAGATGCTCGTGCTGTTTCTCAAAATGGCAAAGATCGAGCTGCAGATCGAGCGATTCGGCTCGCCTCCCATCTTCATTCTCGACGATGTCGACGCCGAGCTCGACCTCGGGGTGATCGAACGGCTCTTCCTGCGATTCCGGAATGGAGGCCAGATCCTGACCTCCTCCGCAAAACACACGGTTTTGGAAGCCCTGAACCTCGGTTCCCACCGGATTCTCACAATCTCCGGGGGGCGGGTCTCCCGAATGCGTGACATCGCCTGA
- the gyrA gene encoding DNA gyrase subunit A: MAENEPPIEKTTRINIEEEMRVSYLDYAMSVIIGRALPDVRDGLKPVHRRILYGMYEQGNTAGKAYKKSARIVGDVMGKYHPHGDSAIYDTVVRMAQEFAMRHTLVDGQGNFGSIDGDNPAAMRYTEVRLTRLAEELLRDDIDKETIDWVPNYDGSLEEPLVLPAKFPNLLVNGSAGIAVGMATNIPPHNLGEVVDACLLLIENPRAGLDEILEVLPGPDFPTAGFIHGMDGIRQAYMTGRGSVQMRARATIEEPEKEGERWKIVVNEIPYQTNKARLIEKIAELVKEKRLEGIADIRDESDRDGIRIVIEVKRGEVPEVILNYLYKNTAMQSSFGINMTAIVDNQPRVLDVQSMLRYFLDHRREIVVRRTRYDLKKAEERAHILEGLTKALDHLDAIIKLIRASGTPEEARQGLVDSFDLSVLQAQAILDMRLQRLTGLEREKIISEYQEVRATIERLRSVLGSEALVLEIIADELREVKEKFADPRRTKIIEQTREITIEDMIAEEDMVITVSRGGYVKRSPLSLYRAQRRGGKGRTGMTTKEEDIVEHLFVASTHSYMLVFTDKGRVYWIKVHQLPSVGPAARGKAIVNLLQLSKEENVRALLTVRDFGEAEYVVLVTRKGRIKKTPLDAFSNPRTAGIYAITLNEDDDLHAALLTDGQSEIFIGSRHGKAIRFPETDVRPMGRTAAGVRGIRLRNDDYVVEADVLAPGSEGQILSVTDRGFGKRTAISAYRLQSRGGSGVINVRTTEKNGRVAGITCVREGDEVLLISEWGKLIRFDSSSIRSVGRATQGVKVLDVDEGDRIVGAVKLVEREEDQLDAGETAEAAGEESPAEPVN; encoded by the coding sequence ATGGCTGAAAACGAACCTCCGATCGAGAAAACTACCAGGATCAACATCGAAGAAGAGATGCGCGTGTCGTATCTCGACTACGCGATGTCGGTCATCATCGGCCGCGCGCTTCCCGATGTCCGCGACGGCCTCAAGCCGGTGCACCGCCGCATCCTTTACGGGATGTACGAGCAGGGCAACACTGCCGGCAAGGCATACAAGAAGTCGGCGCGAATCGTCGGTGACGTCATGGGTAAGTATCACCCGCACGGCGACTCCGCGATTTACGACACCGTCGTGCGGATGGCGCAGGAGTTCGCGATGCGGCACACGCTGGTCGACGGGCAGGGCAACTTCGGCTCGATCGACGGCGACAACCCGGCCGCGATGCGATACACCGAGGTGCGTCTCACCAGGCTCGCCGAGGAGCTTCTGCGCGACGACATCGACAAGGAAACGATCGACTGGGTCCCCAACTACGACGGCTCTCTCGAAGAGCCGCTCGTGCTCCCCGCCAAGTTCCCCAATCTTCTGGTCAACGGCTCTGCGGGAATCGCGGTCGGCATGGCCACCAACATCCCGCCGCACAACCTAGGCGAGGTCGTCGATGCATGCCTGCTGCTGATCGAGAATCCCCGGGCTGGCCTCGACGAGATTCTCGAGGTGCTTCCGGGACCGGACTTTCCGACAGCCGGCTTCATCCATGGAATGGACGGTATCCGCCAGGCCTACATGACCGGACGAGGATCCGTTCAGATGCGAGCCCGCGCCACGATCGAAGAGCCGGAGAAGGAAGGGGAGCGGTGGAAGATCGTCGTGAACGAGATCCCCTACCAGACGAACAAAGCGCGCCTGATCGAGAAGATCGCCGAGCTCGTCAAGGAGAAGCGGCTCGAAGGGATCGCCGACATCCGCGACGAGTCGGATCGCGACGGCATCCGGATCGTCATCGAAGTGAAGAGGGGTGAAGTTCCCGAGGTCATCCTCAACTACCTCTACAAGAACACCGCGATGCAGTCGAGCTTCGGCATCAACATGACTGCAATCGTCGACAATCAGCCGCGGGTCCTCGACGTTCAATCGATGCTCCGCTACTTCCTCGATCACCGGCGTGAGATCGTCGTCCGCCGGACCCGATACGACCTGAAGAAGGCGGAAGAGCGGGCGCACATCCTCGAAGGTCTCACCAAAGCGCTCGATCATCTCGACGCGATCATCAAGCTGATCCGCGCGAGCGGGACGCCGGAGGAAGCACGCCAGGGTCTGGTCGACAGCTTCGACCTTTCGGTCCTGCAGGCGCAGGCGATTCTCGACATGCGGCTGCAGCGGCTGACCGGGCTGGAGCGGGAGAAGATCATCTCCGAGTACCAGGAGGTTCGCGCGACGATCGAGCGGCTGCGAAGCGTACTCGGGTCCGAAGCGCTCGTTCTCGAGATCATCGCGGACGAGCTTCGCGAGGTGAAGGAGAAGTTCGCCGACCCGCGCCGGACGAAGATCATCGAGCAGACACGCGAGATCACAATCGAGGACATGATCGCCGAGGAGGACATGGTGATCACGGTGTCCCGCGGCGGATACGTCAAGCGCTCGCCTCTCAGTCTCTACAGGGCACAGCGGCGGGGAGGTAAGGGCCGCACCGGTATGACGACGAAAGAGGAAGACATCGTCGAGCACCTTTTCGTTGCATCGACGCACTCCTACATGCTCGTTTTCACCGACAAGGGACGCGTCTACTGGATCAAGGTCCACCAGCTTCCATCGGTCGGACCCGCGGCCAGAGGAAAGGCGATCGTCAATCTTCTGCAGCTGAGCAAGGAGGAGAACGTTCGCGCGCTCCTCACCGTTCGGGACTTCGGCGAGGCGGAGTACGTCGTTCTAGTTACGCGAAAGGGGCGGATCAAGAAGACCCCCCTCGACGCCTTCTCGAATCCGAGGACGGCCGGTATCTATGCCATCACGCTCAACGAGGATGACGATCTTCACGCGGCTCTCCTCACCGACGGTCAGTCCGAAATTTTCATCGGCTCACGCCATGGAAAGGCGATCCGCTTCCCCGAAACCGATGTCCGGCCGATGGGGAGGACCGCGGCGGGTGTCCGCGGCATCCGGCTTCGCAACGATGACTATGTCGTGGAGGCCGATGTACTCGCGCCGGGATCGGAAGGGCAGATCCTCAGCGTGACCGATCGAGGGTTCGGAAAGCGAACCGCGATCTCGGCATATCGCCTCCAGTCGCGAGGAGGATCGGGTGTGATCAACGTCCGGACGACTGAAAAGAACGGTCGGGTCGCCGGGATCACCTGCGTCCGCGAAGGCGACGAAGTGTTGCTGATCTCGGAGTGGGGAAAACTGATCCGTTTCGACTCGTCGAGCATCCGATCGGTCGGCCGTGCTACGCAGGGAGTCAAAGTTCTCGACGTCGACGAGGGCGACCGCATCGTGGGCGCCGTGAAGCTCGTCGAGCGCGAGGAAGATCAGTTGGATGCCGGAGAAACGGCTGAAGCTGCTGGCGAAGAGTCGCCGGCCGAACCGGTCAACTAG